In Chitinivibrionales bacterium, the genomic window ATTCAAATTATGACAGGAGAGTACTTTATAGGCCAAACAATCTAAGAATTACACCGGTAGATACCTCTTTTGCAGTCTTTAATTTTCAGGTTGGAACAATTTTTAATTGGGAACCTCCCTTAGATAATGATAATCATCTTCTTGGCTACATTCTCTGCGTCACTAGGACATCCATAATAGATACAACAAGACCGATTTACCCATCCCAATGCTGTTCAACACACCTGCTTACTAACACCAATGTATTCTTGCCTACGAATTCTCCGGTGCCGCCCGATACGTCCTGTTTCTATAATCCTAATTGGGGACCACAATACTTTAATGTAGCTGCCGTTTACCAAGAAGGTGTTTCCGACCTAAGTTGGCCTTGGGGGTATTTTGTACCCCCGGTGTCTACCATTGAAATCAAAAACAATAAGACGCAGGCAATAAATCGAATCCTAGTAAAAGACAACAAGGTTTTCTGCATTTGGTCGGACAATATTGCTGGAAACAATGCTTCGGCTAAACTTACAATTTACGACCTTAAAGGCGAACAAAAGGCAATATTCACAATGAAATCAAACAATCTGGTTACCCTCGGCCGTTTGTCGGCAGGTATTTATCTCATTCGTGCCGAACTTTCCGACCGCACCGTCCTCACCCGGCCCTTTATGTACACAAAGTAACCGAACAAACAATAAGAAATCAAAAGGGCATGATTACACCACATCATGCCCTTCATATCCATAATCGGATTATCCAGAATAATTTCTACGCTCGCCTAAATCTTCCCCAGTGACGCCGTCTGCACCCATCCGCTCATCCCCGTGGGCAGGCTCACCAGCGACCATTCGCCGATGGTCTTGCGGATGCGGAATTTGGT contains:
- a CDS encoding T9SS type A sorting domain-containing protein; this encodes MRKFYKIVLFNGIMIVVLFNINIFAGYIESIDTTDIHGFPHDSSFLVDFQWNIMGLKGPYFTYSPNGWFFNAFFNDINLAPDLNDSNVMKLSGRGHPISPKEFVSCVIRKADSTFEKINIINKLSDGRYVFQFGHNTFPNNRILANSNYDRRVLYRPNNLRITPVDTSFAVFNFQVGTIFNWEPPLDNDNHLLGYILCVTRTSIIDTTRPIYPSQCCSTHLLTNTNVFLPTNSPVPPDTSCFYNPNWGPQYFNVAAVYQEGVSDLSWPWGYFVPPVSTIEIKNNKTQAINRILVKDNKVFCIWSDNIAGNNASAKLTIYDLKGEQKAIFTMKSNNLVTLGRLSAGIYLIRAELSDRTVLTRPFMYTK